The Acidobacteriota bacterium DNA window TCGACGTCGTCCTTCGAGACCACCTCCGGATCGATCGTGATCGAGCGGACCTGCTTCATGCCGTTCATGACGACCGTCACCATGCCGCCGCCCGCGGTAGCCTCCACCTGGGCCTCGGCCAGTTCGCGCTGCAGGCGCTCCTGCATCTGCTGCGCCTGCTTCATCATCTGCTGTGCCTGTTGAATGTTCATGAGATCTTCTCAATACGGGTGATCTCCGCCGGAAACACCTCCAGCATCGCCTTCACCGCAGCGTTCTCCCTCACCCTGGCCCGCAGTTCCTCTGCGCCTTCGTCATCTTGGGCGCCGGCGTCCGCATCCGCTTCCCGGGCGCCGGCGTCCGCACCCGCCCTCGGCGCGTCGGAGCGTGCCTGCACG harbors:
- a CDS encoding YbaB/EbfC family nucleoid-associated protein, with amino-acid sequence MQQAQQMMKQAQQMQERLQRELAEAQVEATAGGGMVTVVMNGMKQVRSITIDPEVVSKDDVEMLQDLIVAAISDAQRKVDEEVGGRMRGMMGGLGIPGLTG